The genomic interval GAGGCGGAGCACATCACCGCCATTGAGTGGTTAGTGTTCGACGAAATTAGGGTGGTTGTGGCCGGGACCTCTTGCGGATATTTGCTGATTTACTCTCTGGGTGGCCATTTGATTCACAAACAGGTGAATGAATTAGCTAATATTTGGTTTTtgattgtttcttttctttttgtcctaTTTACATTTAAGTTCTTTCGTTGGCGAGACGGAGCTGGGCATTTATTGGGATGATAGATAATTTGTAGGTTTATTCAATTCTACTTTCTTCGCAACCTATCCGGAAAAATATCTATTTGTGCCAAATTACTCTGGCTCCAATGGCATCTCCTTCTGCACTAATCGATGATAATGGggaaatattgaatttattgaGAATCTGTGTAAATCAAATTTGTCAAATTTCTTATGTGAATCTTATTTTTGTGCATGTCATTGATCATCAGTGGTCTACggacttcttttctctttttggaGTCTACGGACTTGTTGAGTTCGACATACTTTTGAGCTTAAACTGGAAACTCATAATTAATTTGTCTACGTGCAGCTGATATATCCTGGAAGAATTCTGAAGATAAGAGTTCGAGGAACAAAGAGAGATTTGACCCAAGACGCATCCTCAGAGGAGGTTTGTGTTGTTATGCCTGGTGTAGTTGCTCGTTATGATGGTTCTGATATTCAGGTAGATTATACTATTTTTTGCCAAGCTAGAAagattttcaaagtgattacatcTTTTAGCATAAACTATTACGTGCTCTCTCATTAATTATGAAAGTTTTGTGGTAATTAACATGAATTAAATGAGTTAGTTCTTGGTTTTGGTGGATTTCTAGGAGAAAATAATAAGCTCCTATTTAGTGATTACTGTGAAAGTTCTCGGTTGTCTCCTAAATATCCTTGTTATACTCTGAGAGTCATTGGATTCTGTCCTCTAGGGATCCTGCTTAATTATGACTCATAACTTTCTTGATATCTAGAGTATGCTGCACCGATGGTTTCAAGAAACACATACTCAGTTTTGGGATCAGAAACCGAAAAAACGAGATTTAGAGGCCCCAGAAACTCCTTATGGGAGATTACCTTTCCAGTTATGGAATGTTAGCAAGTATGGTAGTTGTGCTGATGCTGCTATCACTGGCACAATGCCCCCACCACTGATGGAACTCCAGGTACAGTTTCTTTCTTTAGAAGCTGTGTTGATGGGTTAAGATACTGTTTAGCTAACCAAGATTATTATATGTGTTGGGACGTATAAAAAGCAATATTATGTTTGTTGGTTTCTAAAACATGTTATGATAGCTGAGCTGCACTACTGTGCCGCTTGTAGCTTACCGCTGCAAGTGACCGCTAGTGTAaaagtagtgttttttttttattcatttttagatattttaaaaaatataaaaaaatacatcaatacattaaaaattacttccttaatcattaaaaaaaataaaacaaaattcacTGAGCAGTCAAACGGAGCGGTAAGTATTTGGTGGCAGAGTAGTTTTTTTCTATGATACTTTCATGTTGTGTTGCTACCTTTCTGGCACAGCAATACTTCTGAAGTTATTCTGGTATTTGAATTCAGCTGGTTTTATTGTTGGGCAGTCAAGTCAACGCTATTACTGTGCTGTCACTATTGGAGAGGATGCTGTGATTTCAGCATTCAGGTAGTGATGGGATTTCTTGCTATATAATGTTTGcttgttttattgttatttcctatatatattttattgactaAGTTCTATTTCAACCTATAAAAGGCTTTCTGAAGACAAAAGCAGGTCTCTAGTGGGAGCAATTTTATCAAAAGTCGTGCCTGCAACATTTTCGACAATAGCTTCGTTTTCTAAATTGATTTGGCGGAGTGAACAAACTTCACCAAGAAAATCAGATGTGAAGCCTCAACCATTTGCTCGAGGTAGAATTATTgatttcatttctaattttGTTACTGTGACTATGCCTATATactatcatcaataaaattattatttatcgaTAAAAAATTGGTTATGGTTATGGTAGTTGCTTTATACTAAAATAAAGTAATCGAAGGAAGCGGTTGATGaaacatataataatttatttcgcATTATTTTGCAGTTTGAAAATACGTAATTGTGCATGTACACATGCATCTATGGATATATAGATGTGCTCATATATTTGTGTGCATATAGTACACATGCTAGTACATGCAAGACATAGTGTTAAGAATGGGTaagaagggaaaaataaaacacaacaaAGTTAACAATGACTGTAAGGCAGGGAGGGAGGGTGCCAATATGCTAAATAGAGAACTGGGCTAGCTACATATTTTAGTGGGCCTACTTGGAGTGGCTTGAGGGAGGGAGGGTCCCAATGCATTGGGTTGGCTGCATACTTTAGTGGGCGTAGTCTTTTGGTTTTTGATAAAAATGTCTCAATATGCTTGACGATGCTCTTATGGTTAAAATAGCAATAATAATGGAAAGGTTTTCTCCACGAGGATGCTCTTATGGTGCTAACCGAACAACATGGACATGGTGCAGTGCATCCATTCTTGTtcatttattcaattttttaggtgaaaattttatgatataatcTATCACCAGTTGATTGTGATTGGAATTGTTATTGAATTGCCATTATGTTTCCTGTAAGGTACCACTTGTTTTCAAGTGTctacaatttgttttttgagaaatgatatttgcaagtcTAGGGTGTGCAAGCCCCACACACTTCCTTTGAAAAAGTGGGTAAAtttgagacccacatgaaaaaaaaaatcattttttaatagtggaccccacgttttttcaaagggagtgcGTGGGGCTTTTaggattgtatctagcatttactttatttgtttttgtttttttcctgatAAGTCACTTGTTTTCAACTGTCTACAAATTTCTCTTGCCTCATTGATTGGGAACGTGATTTGTGGCAGCTTCTCCTTTGACGTGTTTAAAAGATCATCCTAGGAAGGGTGAGAAGCTGACCCTATCACCTAGCGGTACATTGGCCGCAATTACAGATTCACTTGGTCGCATATTACTCTTAGACACGCAGGCACTTGTGGTGGTGCGGTTATGGAAGGTTCTCCCTTGGCATTCCTAACTCGTAATGTTATTTCTGGTGTAATCTGTTCTCCCAAACAGtggatttaaattgattttcaggGATATCGTGATGCTTGCTGCCTGTTCATGGAGATGCTAGTCAATAGAGACACTACAGCACCGAGTTCCAGTTATTATGAACCTGTGAAGAGCGATTACTGTCTGTGCTTGGCTATTCATGCACCTCGAAAAGGAATTATTGAGGTACATTCCTTTTCCTCTTTCCTCTCATGGAAGTATGCTTTTGCTATATTTGAGCCATTCATTGTTGCTTATTGATGGAGGTATCTTGCAATTCTAGCTGGAAGAACTTGCATATTGGTTAAGATAAGTCAGTATGTATTGAGGgaagaaataaagataaaattccATAATATGTATTGATGGTTGGAAATTTTGTGACATTATAAAGCTGTCTGGGAATGGTTTTTCCAAATGATCTTAATCCTAAAACGAGAAACAAGATGCCTTTACTGAGCTCTTCCAACTCAAGCAGTTCACCATCAATACAGTGTTCTATGAAAATTTTCAGATCAGTTCCTGAGTATATTTTCTCTGGTGTGGACTTACTGCAGATCTGGCAGATGAGAACTGGACCTCGGCTTCGAATTATTCAATGTGTTAAAGGTGCTAAAATACTGCAACCAACTTACAGATTTGGATCATCTATGACCTCTCCTTATGTCCCCTTGGAGGTTTTCCTGTTGAATGGGGATTCTGGTCAAATATCAGTTCTGAATCGAACCcttaattaattgatttgtaaatagtataagcatttttttttcaattcctgATATTTATTTGCCCTAGGAAAGTGATAATTTTTCTGACTGCTATTCAATTCTGCCCTTCATCCCCTCATTTGAGTTGTAAAAAGtaaaagcatttaaaaaaaaaaaaaatacatcctcatttgatttttatttttgattaagttatgttgttgcatAGATTGTTATATTGTTGTGAGGTTATTCTGGgagagatgaaaataattttatgacatGGTGATTGAATTGTTAATTGCAAGAAATCCTTCAAAATTAAGTAGGATTGCCAGCTCACACATAACCATCATAAGAAAAATCTAGATATGAAAGTTTTTTGGTGACGCCATTTACAAGGAAAAGTAACATCGAAAACATTATTCAGACAACTTTACACGCATGATATAGGATGTACCTCGAAATAAACCAGCTATTCAACAtctgtcttttgttttttctatttctgttttatttattagttttatgtTTGGCCTTTTCCCCCTTCCATACCACGCCAGACTTTGACAATACCCATTGGCCTATATAAAGGATATAGATTATGGTATCCAAAGATTCGCTTCCAAGTCAAGCTTGTTTGGTACCATAAGAGATTCCATCCAATTCGAAAAGAGAGGAAAGCTGTTTCTCCTCTGGCCTAAATAATCTATCAATTTGTTAAACCAAAATAAGTGCATCTTGCTCCTTAAAGCATTGTTTTTTACTCCAAATAGGGATGACACCCCaggaaaaagaatataaaaaaccCACGTTTATTTGCCCAcggaaaatataaaagaaaaccaATAGTCCATCACAACTACAACCAATGGCTTTCTCCTGTCTTTCccctcttcctctctccctctttcttctcctccttctccACCAACCTTTCTTCTCCACAGCCAATCTCCACAAAACCAGTCTCCTCAGAGCAGAGTTTCTTTCCCACAGCACACCCATCAAGGATACCCCTCCGACTCGCTTCTTTGAAGTAACCAAGCCCATCGAACTCCCCAAATCCAAGCCTTGCTCTTACCTCGTCCTCCAACATGATTTTGGCTACACTTATGGCAAACCCCCGGTTCTTGCAAACTATACCCCTCCCTCACACTGCCCATCTGAAAAATTCTCCAAGATTGTCTTTGAATGGAATGCAACATGTAAAGGCCGGCAATTCGACCGCATCTTCGGCGTTTGGCTCGGTGGGGTCGAGCTTCTTCGTAGCTGCACGGCAGAGCCGAGGGCTACCGGGATTGTTTGGAGTGTTGAGAAGGACATTACTAGGTATTATTCGCTGCTTATGAAGAATCAAACACTTGCTGTTTATCTTGGTAATCTGGTTGATAATACTTATACTGGGGTGTACCATGTGAATATAACCATTCGTTTTTATCCTGCTGAAAAGAAGTTCAATAGTTACGGGTCGAACTCCGATAGCTCTGTGTCCGAGTATCATTCCCCGGCCGATTTGATCTTGCCCTTTTCGCGAGACCTGCCGTTGAATGATGGGCTGTGGTTTGAGGTTGAGAATTCCACGGATATTGCGTTGAAGAAATTCAACATTCCTCGAAATGCTTATAGGGCTGTGTTGGAGGTCTAtgtttcatttcatgaaaatgatgaattttgGTATTCGAATCCTCCGAACGAGTACATTGAGGCCAATAATCTTACTGGTACGCCCGGAAATGGACCTTTCAGGGAGGTTGTGGTTAGTCTTGATGGTGAGGTTGTTGGTGCAATTTGGCCTTTTACTGTGATTTATACCGGAGGGATCAATCCTCTCTTGTGGAGACCCATTACTGGCATTGGATCGTTCAATCTCCCATcttataatattgaaatcacGCCATTTTTAGGGAAGATATTGGATGGAGAGGTCCATGAGTTCGGATTTAGTGTATCAAATGCCTTGAATGTTTGGTACATAGATGCAAATTTGCATCTTTGGTTGGACAGCAAGAGCACAAAAGTAACAGGGGAGCTTTTAAAGCACAATAGCTTGCCTCTTGTTTTTTCCATGGAATCTGATTTTAAGGGTTTAAATGGAACGTTTTTTACTAGTGTAAGCAGGTCCATATCATCAAGTGGATGGGTCAAGTCTTCCCATGGGACTTTCACAACCAACTGGATTCAAAACCTAAGTTACAGTAATTCAATGGTGATGGGGAACAATGGGAATTTGCAGCTTGTGAATCAAACCACCCATTTCAACGACAGTGTCCATGCAAAGATGCCATCCTCTTCTGTTTACTCATCGGAATCGCACAAAAAATTTACCCTTTATTTATACTCCAACTACTTGGATCAAGGAAATGGAACTTCTTTTTCTCTTGCAAATATCACATTGGGATTTAATGAGAAGAAGTCCGAGGCTGTTGGCTCTGATTTATCAAAGAGCTCTCTCGAAAATGTGCAGAATGGGCAGGGCTATATTGCTGTAAAGAACCACTTGGTTTTCAGAGGATTGGGCAGTACACAACAAGTGTACAAATATGATGGCAACAATTTCTGTTACTTCAGAAATGTGAGCAGCTCGAACTATACCATTCTGTACGATAAAGTGGGAAACACGTGCAAAGGAAGAACAAAGTCTCatttaaattttggtttaagCAGCCGGCAGCCTTTCCGTGCACGAAGGCCTTTTCTAGCACCCAGTTTTCTTGATAACAGTAAAGGAACTTAGATTGTTCGTCTTGGTTGATTCTGCAATTTGCTCCATAAAATAACTCCTTTTATATGATATTCCTGGGAATTCCTGCTACCGGTACCACAAATGAAATGTAAGTGTATTGTAGTTTGTAATCATTAAGAATTTAAGAAGACCGACTTGTGGATATTCTTGTGATTTGCTATTAAGTTATCTGCATTAAATCCCGGTTTTGTTTTCCAAGAGATGGTGAACACCTTCTTTACTAATCTGACTTCAAATATTCAGGCAAATTTCCATGCTGTGTATGATGAGGTAcactattttgatatttttttcttcgaAATTTGTTAATTAATGTCTAATTGTAAGCTGTCTATTCATTATATGAGCTCAaacctaataattttttatttttaacttgaaCTATGTCATTCTTTCCGTTGATGCATTATATTATTCTTGCGACACGATTTTGCTTAATTATTTAAATGCTGTACTTATGATGCTCATTTCTTATATGAAttttacttatcagaaagaTGCTCACATTTTATTGCTTGAGACTAGATaacttgataaaattaaataaacactattattttttagataaatttgtgAGAGAAATTTGATAAACTACAAAACTCTGTCATGACAtgaataatatagaaaaaacaGTTCTAAACTTCGGTTTGGCAAGTATATTGAGTAGAATACATGTAATTCatgctgtttttcttttcaccatATGAACCACTGAACCAATGGAGAGGTTCCTGAATATGACTATACTTATGTAGGGTGCTCAAGGGGATCCGCACGTATACTTGTTTCATATGAGATTTACCATATATAGCCAGTATGCTTTCAGAACTTCTATGTTCTTGTAATAGGCGAGTTGTTCAGGTAACAAAACCTTCTTATTCTGTTGATTTGTGCTTTGTGTTCATCAAATCTTAAACTCTCGCAGATGGATGCTCACTTttattgcacatttttttaagggaaatactctagccacaaatggattacataaaaataatcccacaaattgatgtggcatGATGTGgtttgttagattgtaaagttacttttattgtaaagtagatctaatggaCTACatgaagtcacgtcagtttatgagattacttttatgtaatctctttgtggttGTAGCAGTACTCTTTTATTAAAAGGTGCAAAGATTGCTTAATTTCTATTTACTAATTACAGTGAAACTAAGTAAATCTTGTTAGAAGTGTATAATTGTGCTATGCAAATTAGTCAAATGACTAatttagaaaatagaaagaatgtTTTCTGAATGCTTAGTTTACTCCTAGTGTCCGAATGGCTTATATTCCTACTGTTGTTAGAGTACAACCAACGAGAAGTTTGCTTTACATGCTCATACGTCAGCTTGAAGCACCTACCTTGAGGAAACTAGAGTGACAAGAATAGTCATACGTGACTTGAAGAATGTGGTTCATTTTCATCCTTTAACTGATTCCCGGTCTCGTTTAGATCCTTTGATTCTGTGTTGAAAGAGTCTAGAGACTAGATTGTTGTCAACCTCACTCCATGATGGTTATATCTTACTATGCCAATACACCCTGCAGTCACAAAAGATGGAGCTAATTCTGAAAAGCCAACTGAAGGAGCTACATCCTCTTGTGGGTACTTGGCAGTTGAAGATTATTGTTCTGATCTGAAACAAACTGTACTGTCATTTGATGGGAGAAAACTGGTAATTGAGTTTGTAAGCAGTTTCCAGACAACATCTTACCTTTAGTACAACTATTAATGCTAACCAAGTGACACACTGGAGCCATGGGTCATCAAAGAGGTAGAATACCCTCTCCTCCCCTCCCCTTCACTATGCACGGCCAATGAACTCCTTGCTTCAATCCATTCTCTCACTTTTGGGCAAGGGCTGATGGTAGCTGTGGTAGTAATGTCACGGAGCCCGCCGACCAACCCGAGGTGTTGTTCTGGAAAGTCATCTAAGGACATTAAACGTAATTCTAGAAGAGcgtttccaagaaaaaaaaaagattgaaaaaatccGGAGTCTTGGCAGTTCAAGTGAGAGTTTATTAGCctagttgtttatttttatgaatggGATCAAGTAATTCCCCATTTCTTTCAATATATTCTTGAGCCATATTTACCTTTCTTCCTGTAGAATTCGCATCTCAATCCTATGCAGGTTTGGATGAGAATGTGAGTGCATGATGGTCAATACCTGAAACTGATACCCATGCAGTctggtatataaaattttggtttttggaCTCAGTTTCATTTGCACTACACAACAGATAATGAGGATGGCAATGCAGAGAAATTAGAGAATGGACTTTATTAACAGTACAAGAATATGTATCGTATTCTGCTATATTATGGAGTGCAAGtttgcattattattttttgggaattGTTCAAAGTTTTagctgtgtttggatgttgaactaagttgagatgataaaatattataagaatattattttttaatattattattatttttggatttgaaaaagttgaattgtttattatattttgtattggaatttgaaaaagttataatgacaagttgagatgacttgatGATACAAATGTATTTCCAACATTTGCTTATGAAGTTCAAGAATAATCACTCTCACGTTGATCCAATTCTATTCAACTTCATCAACccatttcacaaaaaatatactttCGTTTGTTGGACTCAAAATTAGCATAAAGTCGAGGGTCCAAATTGTCAGTATAAATGACCCaagcttttttttcttctaagaaACATCCTCCAATTAGTTCAAAAGTTTGTCCCATCTTCATTAAATATGTAAGAATCATTAAATATGTAAGAAGCATATGTTATTTTTTCATAGCTTCAATGAACAGATCTGCAACTAAATTTGTTCAAGGAATAAACAACAATTTATAATCTAAATTGTTAAAAAACATGCAATTCTTAAGAGATATTTAAATATGGGAAATGCTTTAACCATaaagagattctataaaaataaactaataaattattgtgatttgatgcggtgtataaaattataaaaatatttttattgtaaaatagatctaatgtattGTATGAAGTTATGTGAATTtataggtttatttttataaattctcttCATGGCtctagtatttttataaatatattttattgattgagattgagaaagtTTTTAAAGCCCAAGTTGAAAGAAAATCCAGTCTGGGTCTCGTTTGGATGCAAAAAtacttttaactcatcttatttaatcattacaatttttttaaatttttatacaaaatataataaataatttaatttttttaaattttaaaataataataatattaaaaaataatattctaataatattttattcaactcatctaaaatcatctcatctcacgtCACTGTCTAATTGAGtgttaaaaaaagttgagaTCAAAATGTGGTAACGCATAGAGAACATCAATctgattttctttattaataaatatcaaaatgatcAAATCTACCATAATAGTATGTTAAATTTTCTCAATGTTGTTTTCCAAATGggtttcactatttttttttaagttggtgTAGGGGTTTTCGAACTCAGACTTCATTTTAGAGGTTAGGAGATATGCGAATCAGGCAATTGGGCTCTGGTTGGGTTTCACTAGTTTGATGGGCGTGGCCGCGTGTGGGTCTATTCTTGATTTCTTTCTACCCTCCATATTCTGATCACTATAAATATACGCAGTTGACACGGTTTTGACAGAGAGATAAGAAAACCTCTCTCACTCTCGTCCGAAGGTTTCTCAGAAATGGGCTTCTCTTCCCCAACCaggtcatctctctctctctctctctctctctctgttgtttaattttttctcgTTTTGGAATTCTGAATTTTCTTTTCGGTGTACATGCAGTATGGTCTGCTCTTCTCTGGGATGGAAATCTTCAAGCTTGTTTGTTCACTTGGGGTTAAACTCTAGCTCTCCCAGTGGAGCTCTCTTTTCTCCCAGAAGAAAATGCCCAACTAACAAGTTCCGTGTAGCATGCTCTTCTTCTCCTGGTTTGTTCGCTTTTCCTCTGATATATACGTATATGTTCTTAAAACCATGGGTCTCTGTCTGAGAAtgggtttcttttttctttttctttttttttttttggtgaaattGGTGCATGCATTATGGTTGGCAATGGGTTTTTATTGAACGCATAGAAATTCAATCGGTAGCAATTCTCAAAAAACAATATCAAATTATGCTTTTCACTACTTGTTTGGAAGTTAGAGTTGTGTTATCCTTTCCCCCGCCCCCTTTTATTTACTGTAGTATATAGAAAGAACTATGTCTATTATGTGTGAGAACTTTTGTGCTTTGGAATTTCAAAATTCTGccatatagaaatttaaaaattaaaaaggacaGGCAAAAGTTAGAATAATTTATGAAATGATTTTCGACAAATGGAATTATCCTtagtcatttttgtttttggtatagGCTAGAGAAATCAATTTCCTTGATAATCTCCTGGATTAAAGAGCACTAGAAATGCATGTCTttgaaaattaataagaaagaaatgggagatggAAAATAGGAGAGGGCATTTAAAAATGGCTTCtattgccttttttttataagaagaattttttaatccacataattaggcaaagcccaagtatacatgaagtatacaagagaaaaacctaattacaagctaattGCTGTGAAAAgcagcataaaagtcattaaagcTAGTCCCATTCAATACAATGGCAGAAGCCCAAGATAACAAagtatggaagaaaaaatctctaaaccTTCCCATCGAACGTACCCTATTATCAAAACAGCGACCATTACTCTCATTCCAAGTACACCACATTAGGCATAATGACACCATCTTCCAAATGGCCACGATTTGACGATTTTCCCGGATTCCTCTccaacatgaaaataaatccaccaccctcctaggcattacccaagcaatATCAAGACTAGTAaagatttcatcccataaagcATTAGCCacatcacaatgaagaaaaaggtggtccaccgattctccatttcttttacacataaaacaccaatcCGTAATGATGATAGTCAGAATTTTCCCATGGGAGGCCAgccaaccaaagaaagcaaccttgAGAGGTACTTTGcttcttcaaatgttcttccaagggaaatcAATAGAAGAATGGG from Juglans regia cultivar Chandler chromosome 2, Walnut 2.0, whole genome shotgun sequence carries:
- the LOC109012222 gene encoding rab3 GTPase-activating protein non-catalytic subunit isoform X1, whose amino-acid sequence is MAKRSQTTELGCIACEELSQVGAGKEGWLVDDPNLLCALDTHALALANRSLILVLGWSDSDGHRIKIVPDLSPIEAEHITAIEWLVFDEIRVVVAGTSCGYLLIYSLGGHLIHKQLIYPGRILKIRVRGTKRDLTQDASSEEVCVVMPGVVARYDGSDIQSMLHRWFQETHTQFWDQKPKKRDLEAPETPYGRLPFQLWNVSKYGSCADAAITGTMPPPLMELQSSQRYYCAVTIGEDAVISAFRLSEDKSRSLVGAILSKVVPATFSTIASFSKLIWRSEQTSPRKSDVKPQPFARASPLTCLKDHPRKGEKLTLSPSGTLAAITDSLGRILLLDTQALVVVRLWKGYRDACCLFMEMLVNRDTTAPSSSYYEPVKSDYCLCLAIHAPRKGIIEIWQMRTGPRLRIIQCVKGAKILQPTYRFGSSMTSPYVPLEVFLLNGDSGQISVLNRTLN
- the LOC109012222 gene encoding rab3 GTPase-activating protein non-catalytic subunit isoform X2, whose translation is MAKRSQTTELGCIACEELSQVGAGKEGWLVDDPNLLCALDTHALALANRSLILVLGWSDSDGHRIKIVPDLSPIEAEHITAIEWLVFDEIRVVVAGTSCGYLLIYSLGGHLIHKQLIYPGRILKIRVRGTKRDLTQDASSEESMLHRWFQETHTQFWDQKPKKRDLEAPETPYGRLPFQLWNVSKYGSCADAAITGTMPPPLMELQSSQRYYCAVTIGEDAVISAFRLSEDKSRSLVGAILSKVVPATFSTIASFSKLIWRSEQTSPRKSDVKPQPFARASPLTCLKDHPRKGEKLTLSPSGTLAAITDSLGRILLLDTQALVVVRLWKGYRDACCLFMEMLVNRDTTAPSSSYYEPVKSDYCLCLAIHAPRKGIIEIWQMRTGPRLRIIQCVKGAKILQPTYRFGSSMTSPYVPLEVFLLNGDSGQISVLNRTLN
- the LOC109012193 gene encoding peptide-N4-(N-acetyl-beta-glucosaminyl)asparagine amidase A; the encoded protein is MAFSCLSPLPLSLFLLLLLHQPFFSTANLHKTSLLRAEFLSHSTPIKDTPPTRFFEVTKPIELPKSKPCSYLVLQHDFGYTYGKPPVLANYTPPSHCPSEKFSKIVFEWNATCKGRQFDRIFGVWLGGVELLRSCTAEPRATGIVWSVEKDITRYYSLLMKNQTLAVYLGNLVDNTYTGVYHVNITIRFYPAEKKFNSYGSNSDSSVSEYHSPADLILPFSRDLPLNDGLWFEVENSTDIALKKFNIPRNAYRAVLEVYVSFHENDEFWYSNPPNEYIEANNLTGTPGNGPFREVVVSLDGEVVGAIWPFTVIYTGGINPLLWRPITGIGSFNLPSYNIEITPFLGKILDGEVHEFGFSVSNALNVWYIDANLHLWLDSKSTKVTGELLKHNSLPLVFSMESDFKGLNGTFFTSVSRSISSSGWVKSSHGTFTTNWIQNLSYSNSMVMGNNGNLQLVNQTTHFNDSVHAKMPSSSVYSSESHKKFTLYLYSNYLDQGNGTSFSLANITLGFNEKKSEAVGSDLSKSSLENVQNGQGYIAVKNHLVFRGLGSTQQVYKYDGNNFCYFRNVSSSNYTILYDKVGNTCKGRTKSHLNFGLSSRQPFRARRPFLAPSFLDNSKGT